From Salinicoccus roseus, one genomic window encodes:
- a CDS encoding DUF1002 domain-containing protein, with protein sequence MKKILLLAMMLMLLVPVPAQAASEWEEAVTVYGAALESDQQLLDATREILGTEESDKVEYVYSEDVQQYIGKDYSNEVLKSSIRIIQESEGHGLDITVDESMGDITEITEETYKNALLTSGITDAEVVIGAAEDVTGESALSGIYKAYESQGEAIDTERTQNSQEELETISGISEENSNVEGFSQEQLNKMITDIKIEVINQGGDLTEQEIRDIVDEQMAANGLDGLLSQDQIDRIVVIIIQIQDSGIFQSEEAERLKDSAQNLLDQITSSEAFQNAADQAEEIGQDIQESSAWESFKKAASDFFSSIVSFFRSLFN encoded by the coding sequence ATGAAAAAAATATTACTTTTGGCAATGATGCTCATGCTGCTGGTGCCAGTTCCGGCCCAGGCGGCTTCGGAATGGGAGGAAGCGGTCACAGTGTATGGCGCAGCGCTTGAGAGCGACCAGCAGCTGCTTGATGCGACACGTGAAATACTCGGCACCGAGGAGAGCGACAAGGTCGAATATGTCTACAGCGAGGATGTACAGCAGTATATCGGCAAGGACTACAGCAATGAGGTGCTCAAATCGAGCATCCGCATCATCCAGGAATCCGAAGGCCATGGCCTCGACATCACCGTGGATGAGAGCATGGGGGACATCACTGAAATCACCGAGGAGACATACAAGAATGCACTGCTGACTTCCGGCATCACCGATGCGGAAGTGGTCATCGGAGCGGCCGAGGATGTCACCGGTGAAAGTGCCCTCTCCGGCATCTACAAGGCATACGAATCACAGGGGGAAGCCATAGATACCGAGCGTACACAGAACTCCCAGGAGGAACTTGAGACGATCTCCGGCATCTCCGAGGAGAACAGCAATGTCGAAGGGTTCTCACAAGAGCAGCTGAACAAGATGATCACCGACATCAAAATTGAAGTCATCAACCAGGGCGGCGACCTGACGGAGCAGGAGATCAGGGATATCGTCGATGAGCAGATGGCGGCCAACGGCCTCGACGGCCTGCTGTCACAGGATCAGATCGACAGGATCGTCGTCATCATCATCCAGATACAGGACTCCGGCATCTTCCAGAGCGAGGAGGCCGAACGGCTGAAGGACAGCGCCCAGAACCTCCTCGATCAGATCACTTCGAGTGAAGCATTCCAGAATGCAGCCGATCAGGCTGAGGAGATTGGACAGGATATACAGGAATCGAGCGCCTGGGAATCATTCAAGAAGGCGGCATCCGATTTCTTCTCAAGCATCGTCTCCTTCTTCAGATCACTCTTCAACTAG
- the acnA gene encoding aconitate hydratase AcnA: MSQNVNEAARKSFNVGGKDYNYYSLKTLTERGMSETHKLPYSVRVLLESVLRQYDGSVIKDEHIESLATWDKGDHQGKEVPFKPSRVILQDFTGVPAVVDLASLRKAMDDVGGDVQKINPEVPVDLVIDHSVQVDAYGTDDALKLNMELEFERNQERYEFLHWATKAFDNYKAVPPATGIVHQVNLEYLANVVHVKEDGDELVTFPDTLVGTDSHTTMINGLGVLGWGVGGIEAEAGMLGQPSYFPVPEVVGVRMTNGLPEGATATDLALRVTELLRKHGVVGKFVEFFGQGVTELPLADRATIANMAPEYGATCGFFPVDDETLEYMKLTGRSEEHIDIVKKYLQENDMYFDPANEPVYSEVVDLDLSTVEPALAGPKRPQDLIQLSDMKKEYRKSITAESGNHGHGLDEAEFDKKTTIKFNDGREVEMKTGDLAIAAITSCTNTSNPYVMLGAGLIAKKAVEKGLEVPAYVKTSLAPGSKVVTGYLEDSGLQQYLDKLGFNLVGYGCTTCIGNSGPLLPEITEAITESDLLVSSVLSGNRNFEGRIHPLVKANYLASPPLIVAYALAGTVDIDLRNEPIGKDKDGNDVFMKDIWPSTQEVKDAVMGNVSPELFRKEYERVFDANEIWNNIETTDAPLYDFDPDSTYIQNPSFFQNLSTEPGKVESLNGLRVLGKFGDSVTTDHISPAGAIGKDTPAGKWLIEQGVSPRNFNSYGSRRGNHEVMLRGTFANIRIRNQIADGKEGGFTTYWPTGEVMSIYDAAMKYQQDGTGLVVIAGDDYGMGSSRDWAAKGTNLLGVKAVIAASYERIHRSNLVMMGVLPLQFVDGEDADSLGFDGSETFDIQVGEDVMPGHVLDAVATNQDGKKTEFKVKARFDSEVEVDYYRNGGILQLVLRNKLKEQ; the protein is encoded by the coding sequence ATGAGTCAAAATGTTAATGAAGCTGCCAGGAAGTCGTTCAATGTCGGCGGCAAGGACTATAACTACTATAGTCTGAAGACATTGACTGAACGGGGCATGTCCGAAACACACAAATTGCCATACTCCGTCAGAGTACTGCTTGAATCGGTACTGCGCCAGTATGATGGCAGTGTCATCAAAGATGAACATATCGAATCTCTGGCAACTTGGGATAAAGGCGATCACCAAGGAAAAGAAGTGCCATTCAAACCTTCACGTGTCATCCTTCAGGACTTTACCGGTGTGCCTGCGGTCGTCGACCTGGCATCACTCAGAAAAGCAATGGATGATGTAGGCGGGGATGTACAGAAGATCAACCCTGAAGTGCCTGTCGATCTCGTCATCGACCATTCTGTACAGGTGGATGCCTACGGTACTGATGATGCACTCAAATTGAACATGGAGCTCGAGTTCGAAAGGAACCAGGAACGCTACGAATTCCTGCACTGGGCGACGAAGGCATTCGACAACTACAAAGCTGTTCCGCCAGCAACAGGTATCGTCCACCAGGTCAACCTCGAGTACTTGGCGAACGTTGTCCATGTCAAGGAGGATGGCGATGAGCTCGTCACGTTCCCTGATACACTTGTCGGTACGGATTCCCACACTACCATGATCAATGGCCTCGGCGTCCTTGGCTGGGGTGTCGGCGGTATCGAGGCTGAAGCCGGAATGCTCGGACAGCCATCCTACTTCCCAGTACCTGAAGTCGTGGGCGTGCGCATGACGAATGGCCTGCCGGAAGGTGCAACAGCGACAGACCTCGCACTGCGCGTCACTGAACTGCTGCGCAAACACGGCGTTGTAGGCAAGTTCGTCGAATTCTTCGGACAGGGTGTAACAGAGCTTCCACTCGCTGACAGGGCGACGATTGCGAACATGGCGCCTGAATATGGTGCAACATGCGGCTTCTTCCCTGTCGATGACGAAACACTCGAATACATGAAGCTCACAGGACGTAGTGAAGAGCATATCGATATCGTCAAAAAGTATCTGCAGGAGAATGACATGTACTTCGACCCGGCAAACGAACCGGTCTACAGCGAAGTCGTCGACCTCGACCTCTCCACTGTCGAGCCTGCACTTGCCGGACCAAAACGTCCACAGGATCTGATCCAGCTCTCCGACATGAAGAAGGAATACAGGAAATCCATTACAGCCGAAAGCGGCAACCATGGCCATGGTCTGGATGAAGCAGAATTCGACAAGAAGACGACGATCAAATTCAACGATGGCAGGGAAGTTGAAATGAAGACCGGCGACCTCGCCATTGCAGCCATCACTTCATGTACGAACACATCCAACCCTTATGTCATGCTGGGTGCGGGTCTGATCGCAAAGAAAGCAGTTGAAAAAGGCCTCGAGGTACCAGCATATGTGAAGACTTCCCTGGCACCAGGTTCCAAAGTCGTTACCGGCTACCTCGAAGACTCCGGTCTGCAGCAATACCTGGATAAACTCGGCTTCAACCTTGTAGGCTACGGCTGTACGACATGTATCGGAAACTCCGGTCCACTGCTTCCTGAAATTACAGAAGCGATCACTGAAAGCGATCTGCTTGTAAGTTCAGTACTGTCCGGAAACCGTAACTTTGAAGGCAGGATCCACCCGCTCGTCAAAGCGAACTATCTTGCTTCACCACCACTCATCGTGGCATATGCGCTTGCCGGTACAGTGGACATCGATCTGCGCAATGAACCGATCGGCAAGGATAAGGACGGCAACGATGTCTTCATGAAGGATATCTGGCCATCCACCCAGGAAGTCAAGGATGCAGTAATGGGCAACGTCAGCCCTGAACTCTTCAGAAAAGAATATGAAAGGGTATTCGATGCCAATGAAATCTGGAACAACATCGAAACGACGGATGCACCACTCTACGACTTCGATCCGGATTCCACGTACATCCAGAACCCATCATTCTTCCAGAACCTGTCCACAGAACCGGGCAAAGTGGAATCACTGAATGGCCTGCGTGTACTCGGCAAGTTCGGCGACTCCGTAACGACAGACCACATCTCACCTGCGGGTGCGATCGGCAAGGATACACCTGCCGGAAAATGGCTGATCGAGCAGGGCGTATCTCCACGGAACTTCAACTCATATGGTTCCCGACGCGGAAACCACGAAGTGATGCTCCGCGGTACATTTGCCAACATCCGTATCCGCAACCAGATTGCGGACGGCAAAGAGGGCGGATTCACAACGTACTGGCCGACTGGTGAAGTCATGAGCATCTATGATGCTGCAATGAAATATCAACAGGATGGCACAGGACTCGTGGTCATCGCAGGAGACGACTACGGCATGGGCTCCAGCCGTGACTGGGCAGCCAAAGGTACGAACCTCCTCGGTGTCAAAGCGGTCATCGCAGCAAGCTATGAGCGTATCCACCGTTCGAACCTCGTAATGATGGGCGTCCTCCCACTCCAGTTCGTCGATGGGGAAGATGCAGATTCACTCGGCTTCGACGGCAGCGAGACATTCGACATCCAAGTCGGTGAAGATGTCATGCCTGGACACGTCCTTGATGCTGTAGCGACGAACCAGGACGGCAAGAAGACTGAGTTCAAAGTCAAGGCACGCTTCGATTCAGAAGTTGAAGTGGACTACTACCGCAACGGCGGCATCCTGCAGCTTGTACTCAGAAACAAACTTAAAGAGCAGTAA
- a CDS encoding alanine/glycine:cation symporter family protein yields the protein MDFEGIVPDWFKSFVDIGNTLLWGDFLIGLLILAGLYFSISSRFVQFRWFKEMFKVITEKPETLPDGRKGIAPFQAFAISAASRVGTGNIAGVATAIVLGGPGAIFWMWLIAFFGAATAFFESTLAQVYKVKDEEGGFRGGPAYYMEKGLNQRWLGLFFAVLITITFAFVFNGLQANTIAHAYQEAFNLDRWVVGLVIAIFTAIVIFGGARTIANVAGYIVPVMAVIYLLVVFVILIINYDQIIPMLTAIVTNAFGIREVFGGALGAAILNGFQRGLFSNEAGMGSAPNAAASAAVSHPVKQGLIQALGVFFDTMIVCTATAILILMYTDLSYGADALQGIQVTQAAMSEQIGSFGATFIAIVILLFAYSSILGNYFYGQSNLNYIKENRVVLLIFKALVVVMVFIGAVMDLETAWATADMFMALMAVTNLVAVFGLSHIVWQVAADYKAQLKTGVNPVFQTNNIKADLSEVDEWGENRYAYRNEERP from the coding sequence ATGGATTTTGAAGGAATTGTACCAGATTGGTTCAAAAGTTTTGTCGACATAGGAAACACCCTGCTGTGGGGTGACTTCCTCATCGGGCTGCTTATTCTTGCAGGTCTTTATTTTTCCATCAGCTCGAGGTTTGTACAGTTCAGATGGTTCAAAGAGATGTTCAAGGTCATTACCGAAAAACCGGAGACGCTGCCTGACGGCAGGAAGGGGATCGCCCCTTTCCAGGCATTTGCAATCAGTGCCGCTTCACGCGTCGGCACCGGCAACATCGCAGGTGTAGCGACGGCCATCGTGCTCGGCGGTCCCGGCGCGATATTCTGGATGTGGCTGATCGCGTTCTTCGGCGCAGCGACCGCATTCTTCGAATCCACGCTTGCACAGGTATATAAAGTGAAGGATGAGGAGGGCGGTTTCCGTGGGGGCCCGGCCTACTACATGGAGAAGGGCCTCAACCAGAGATGGCTCGGACTGTTCTTCGCGGTGCTGATCACAATCACATTCGCATTCGTCTTCAACGGGCTGCAGGCGAACACCATCGCCCATGCCTATCAAGAGGCATTCAACCTCGACAGGTGGGTGGTCGGACTCGTCATCGCAATCTTCACGGCCATCGTCATCTTCGGCGGGGCCCGGACCATTGCGAATGTGGCCGGCTATATAGTCCCGGTCATGGCGGTCATCTATCTGCTGGTCGTCTTCGTGATCCTCATCATCAACTACGACCAGATCATTCCGATGCTGACGGCCATCGTCACAAACGCGTTCGGCATCCGGGAAGTCTTTGGTGGTGCACTCGGTGCAGCGATACTGAACGGCTTCCAGCGGGGGCTGTTCTCGAATGAAGCGGGTATGGGTTCTGCACCCAATGCCGCCGCATCCGCTGCGGTCAGCCACCCTGTCAAGCAGGGGCTGATCCAGGCGCTCGGCGTGTTCTTCGATACGATGATCGTCTGTACGGCAACGGCCATCCTGATCCTGATGTATACGGATCTGAGCTATGGAGCAGACGCACTCCAGGGCATCCAGGTGACACAGGCGGCGATGTCGGAGCAGATCGGCTCCTTCGGGGCGACCTTCATCGCGATCGTCATCCTGCTCTTCGCCTACAGTTCCATCCTCGGGAACTACTTCTACGGTCAGAGCAACCTGAACTACATCAAGGAGAACCGGGTGGTTCTGCTTATATTCAAGGCGCTCGTGGTCGTCATGGTCTTCATCGGTGCGGTGATGGACCTTGAGACGGCCTGGGCGACAGCGGACATGTTCATGGCACTCATGGCGGTGACCAACCTTGTCGCGGTATTCGGACTGAGCCATATCGTCTGGCAGGTTGCAGCCGACTATAAGGCGCAGCTGAAAACGGGTGTGAATCCCGTCTTCCAGACGAACAACATCAAAGCCGACCTTTCGGAAGTCGATGAATGGGGCGAGAACCGATACGCCTATCGTAATGAAGAAAGGCCATAA
- the plsY gene encoding glycerol-3-phosphate 1-O-acyltransferase PlsY: protein METIIILLVLSYLLGSTPFSLLIGLWFYKIDLRQHGSGNIGTTNTFRILGKKAGIVVLLLDMFKGALPVVAAMLLNVDMHIFIPGLVAAIGHVYSIFLKFRGGKAVATSAGAVLAYNPLLFIMLLAAFLITLKLSKYVSLSSIVSAVLFFILSLAFRDPLLIAFSFIIAVVIVVRHISNIKRIMDGTESKITFM, encoded by the coding sequence ATGGAAACGATCATAATACTCCTGGTCTTGAGCTATCTCCTGGGTTCCACGCCATTCAGCCTGCTCATCGGCTTGTGGTTCTATAAGATCGACCTCAGACAGCATGGCAGCGGCAATATAGGCACCACAAACACCTTCAGGATCCTTGGGAAGAAGGCAGGCATCGTCGTGCTGCTCCTGGATATGTTCAAGGGGGCACTTCCAGTGGTTGCAGCGATGCTCCTCAACGTGGATATGCATATATTCATTCCCGGCCTTGTGGCGGCCATCGGCCATGTCTACTCCATATTCCTCAAGTTCAGGGGTGGCAAGGCAGTCGCTACCAGTGCAGGTGCCGTACTGGCATACAATCCCCTGCTCTTCATCATGCTCCTGGCCGCTTTTCTGATAACGCTGAAGCTCAGCAAGTATGTATCCCTGTCCAGCATAGTGAGTGCCGTTTTATTCTTTATTCTTTCGCTGGCATTCAGGGATCCGCTGCTGATTGCATTCTCCTTCATCATCGCTGTAGTCATTGTCGTTAGACATATCTCCAACATTAAACGTATAATGGATGGTACAGAATCTAAAATCACATTCATGTAG
- the parE gene encoding DNA topoisomerase IV subunit B has translation MARQNTYNDDSIQILEGLDAVRKRPGMYVGSTDYRGLHHLVYEITDNSVDEVINGYGDEINITINPDESITIRDNGRGMPTGMHTSGKPTPEVIFTVLHAGGKFGAGGYKTSGGLHGVGASVVNALSEWMEIRIYRDGKVHEMSFKDGGKLDRPLEVTGKTKQTGTEVTFRPDGKIFKSGTSFHFETIMERMRESAFLQKGMRISITDRRPEEPLEEVFQYDDGLKAFINFLNEGKDAIGDVVMFSGEYNDIVAEVSFQYNDQYSETLISFVNNVRTKDGGTHEVGFKTGFTRVFNEYARKIKELKDKDKNLEGSDIREGLTAVISVKVPENLLQFEGQTKSKLGTSEARNVMESLMSEHLPYYLEENGALSTQLVKKAIKARSVRETARKAREEARNGKKRRKDTLLSGKLTPAQSRNAKKNELYLVEGDSAGGSAKQGRDRRFQAILPLRGKVINTEKAKFEDIFKNEEINTIIHTIGAGVGTEFSVDDTNYDKIVIMTDADTDGAHIQVLLLTFFFNYMRPLFDAGKIYIALPPLFQLKKKGRKKDEVRYVWTEDELVEAQKEMGKNIELQRYKGLGEMMPEQLWETTMNPETRTLIQVRIEDEALSLKRVTTLMGDNVEMRRKWIESNVSFTLEDADSILGNEDVTKLGESGELND, from the coding sequence TTGGCAAGACAGAATACTTATAACGATGATTCAATACAAATACTTGAAGGTCTGGACGCCGTAAGGAAAAGGCCTGGGATGTACGTCGGTTCCACCGATTATAGGGGGCTGCACCACCTGGTGTACGAGATCACCGACAACTCGGTCGATGAAGTCATCAATGGCTACGGCGATGAAATAAATATCACCATCAATCCGGATGAAAGCATCACCATCCGCGACAACGGGCGGGGCATGCCGACGGGCATGCACACATCCGGCAAGCCGACACCGGAAGTCATATTCACGGTGCTCCATGCAGGCGGCAAGTTCGGTGCCGGCGGCTATAAGACATCCGGCGGCCTTCACGGTGTGGGGGCTTCGGTCGTCAATGCGCTGAGCGAATGGATGGAGATCAGGATCTACCGGGATGGAAAAGTGCATGAGATGTCATTCAAGGACGGCGGCAAGCTCGACCGTCCATTGGAAGTGACCGGAAAGACGAAGCAGACCGGCACGGAAGTGACATTCAGGCCCGATGGAAAGATATTCAAGAGCGGCACTTCATTCCATTTCGAAACCATCATGGAAAGGATGCGGGAATCCGCGTTCCTGCAGAAGGGGATGCGCATTTCGATTACGGACAGGCGTCCCGAGGAGCCGCTCGAGGAAGTCTTCCAATATGATGATGGGCTGAAAGCCTTCATCAACTTCCTGAATGAGGGCAAGGATGCAATCGGTGATGTGGTCATGTTCTCCGGCGAGTACAACGATATCGTGGCTGAAGTGAGCTTCCAGTATAATGACCAGTACAGTGAAACGCTGATCTCCTTCGTCAACAATGTACGGACGAAGGATGGCGGAACGCACGAGGTCGGCTTCAAGACTGGCTTCACGCGTGTATTCAATGAATATGCACGCAAAATCAAGGAATTGAAGGACAAGGACAAGAACCTTGAGGGCAGCGACATCAGGGAAGGCCTGACTGCCGTCATCTCGGTGAAGGTCCCTGAGAACCTGCTCCAGTTCGAAGGCCAGACGAAGAGCAAGCTCGGTACGAGTGAAGCGCGGAATGTCATGGAATCGCTGATGAGCGAACATCTTCCATACTATCTGGAGGAGAACGGGGCGCTGAGCACCCAGCTAGTCAAGAAGGCGATCAAGGCAAGGAGCGTCCGGGAGACTGCACGGAAAGCCCGTGAGGAGGCTAGGAACGGCAAGAAGCGCCGCAAGGATACACTGCTTTCCGGCAAATTGACGCCCGCCCAGAGCCGCAATGCCAAGAAGAATGAACTGTATCTTGTCGAAGGGGACTCTGCAGGCGGATCTGCAAAGCAGGGCCGCGACAGGCGATTCCAGGCCATCCTGCCGCTTCGTGGGAAGGTCATCAATACCGAGAAGGCGAAGTTTGAGGATATCTTCAAGAATGAAGAGATCAATACGATCATCCATACGATCGGCGCAGGCGTCGGTACGGAATTCAGTGTGGATGATACGAACTACGACAAGATCGTCATCATGACGGATGCCGACACCGATGGTGCGCACATCCAAGTGCTGCTCCTCACATTCTTCTTCAACTACATGCGTCCACTCTTCGACGCGGGCAAGATCTATATCGCCCTGCCGCCTTTATTCCAGCTCAAGAAGAAGGGCAGGAAGAAGGATGAGGTGCGGTATGTCTGGACTGAGGACGAGCTCGTCGAGGCCCAGAAGGAAATGGGCAAAAATATCGAACTCCAGCGCTATAAGGGTCTGGGTGAGATGATGCCGGAACAGCTGTGGGAAACGACGATGAATCCGGAGACGCGGACGTTGATCCAGGTGCGTATTGAAGACGAGGCACTTTCATTGAAGCGTGTCACGACCCTCATGGGGGACAATGTGGAGATGCGCAGGAAGTGGATCGAATCGAATGTCAGCTTCACACTCGAAGATGCGGACAGCATATTGGGGAATGAAGATGTCACAAAACTGGGAGAAAGTGGTGAATTGAATGACTGA
- the parC gene encoding DNA topoisomerase IV subunit A: MTEQVQQLQLEDVIGDRFGRYSKYVIQDRAIPDVRDGLKPVQRRILYAMYKEGNTFEKSFRKSAKTVGNVIGNYHPHGDSSVYEAMVRLSQEWKMREELIDMHGNKGSVDGDPPAAMRYTEARLSEISNEMLRDINKKTVDFINNFDDTEMEPTVLPSKFPNLLVNGSTGISAGYATDIPPHNLEEVIDATLRVIDKPSASMDELMDIIKGPDFPTGGIIQGKDQIRKAYETGRGKIIVRSRVRTEDTRGGKTHIIIDELPFEVNKANLVKKMDEIRADRKVDGIIEVRDETDREGMRIVVEVKKEANVEGIINYFYKKTDLQVSYNFNMVAISDRAPKQLGLKEILESYIAHQKDVILRRSQYELSEAERRMHIIEGLMHALSILDEVIRVIRESDNKRNAKANLVEAFSFTEAQAEAIVMLQLYRLTNTDIAELETEHSELEYTINQLREILGNEKQLLKVIKKELRDIKKKYAAPRRSTVEDEIESIELEKEVLIAKEEVVVSLTSEGYVKRTSLRSYNASTPDEIGMKEDDQVLLSRHAHTLEHLLVFTNLGNYMIIPVHELPEIRWKDNGQHLSNRFRLGTDESPVTAFVIEDYGADISIVTTTRRGQIKRTELKAYEASRIRRPISGISLKKDDQVVSVELSHGGTEDVLLITQKGISLRYPLSEVNPVGLKAQGVRAIQLKPDDALAFSGLLSNEKFLVTVSQRGAVKRTSIDVFERGARAQVGSTLLKEIKSKPHRIIGARLIENNVDIILYSQNTSFKLDAKSIRVSGKYANGSFVVDENEFGEVARVAFETVQ; this comes from the coding sequence ATGACTGAACAAGTTCAGCAGCTACAACTTGAAGATGTCATCGGCGACCGTTTCGGACGCTACAGCAAATATGTCATCCAGGACCGCGCCATCCCGGATGTCAGGGACGGCCTGAAGCCGGTCCAGCGGCGTATCCTCTATGCGATGTACAAGGAAGGGAACACTTTTGAGAAGAGCTTCAGGAAAAGTGCCAAGACTGTAGGGAACGTCATCGGCAACTATCATCCGCACGGGGATTCCAGTGTCTATGAAGCGATGGTCCGACTCTCCCAGGAGTGGAAGATGCGCGAGGAACTGATCGATATGCACGGCAACAAGGGGAGCGTCGACGGCGACCCGCCGGCTGCGATGCGCTATACGGAGGCGAGGCTTTCAGAAATCTCGAATGAGATGCTCCGTGACATCAACAAGAAGACCGTCGACTTCATCAACAACTTCGATGATACGGAGATGGAACCGACCGTCCTGCCTTCGAAATTCCCAAACCTCCTGGTCAATGGTTCGACGGGCATTTCTGCAGGCTATGCCACGGACATTCCGCCCCACAACCTCGAAGAGGTCATCGATGCGACATTGAGGGTCATCGACAAGCCGTCCGCCTCCATGGATGAGCTGATGGATATCATCAAAGGGCCTGATTTCCCGACAGGGGGCATCATCCAGGGCAAGGACCAGATCCGGAAGGCATATGAGACCGGACGCGGCAAGATCATCGTCCGGAGCAGGGTGCGGACCGAGGACACCCGGGGCGGCAAGACCCATATCATCATCGATGAACTGCCGTTTGAGGTAAACAAGGCGAACCTCGTCAAGAAGATGGACGAAATCCGGGCCGACCGCAAGGTGGACGGCATCATCGAAGTCCGGGATGAAACCGACCGCGAAGGGATGCGCATCGTAGTGGAAGTGAAGAAGGAGGCGAATGTCGAAGGCATCATCAACTACTTCTACAAGAAGACGGACCTCCAGGTATCCTACAACTTCAATATGGTGGCGATCAGCGACAGGGCACCGAAACAGCTCGGGCTGAAGGAGATACTGGAGAGCTACATCGCCCACCAGAAGGATGTCATCCTCAGGCGCTCGCAGTATGAACTCTCGGAAGCGGAGCGCAGGATGCACATCATCGAGGGGCTCATGCACGCACTGTCCATACTGGATGAAGTGATCCGCGTCATCCGCGAGTCGGACAACAAGCGCAACGCCAAGGCGAACCTGGTGGAAGCCTTCAGCTTCACGGAAGCCCAGGCGGAAGCGATCGTGATGCTCCAGCTCTACCGTCTGACGAACACGGATATCGCAGAGCTCGAAACGGAGCACAGCGAGCTGGAATATACGATCAATCAGCTGCGGGAAATACTGGGCAATGAAAAGCAGCTGCTCAAAGTGATCAAGAAAGAACTGCGCGACATCAAAAAGAAATATGCCGCGCCGCGCAGAAGCACGGTGGAGGATGAAATCGAGTCCATCGAGCTTGAGAAGGAAGTGTTGATCGCCAAGGAGGAGGTCGTCGTTTCACTGACGTCGGAAGGCTATGTGAAGCGCACCAGCCTGCGGAGCTATAATGCGAGTACACCGGATGAAATCGGCATGAAGGAGGATGATCAGGTGCTCCTCTCCCGCCATGCCCATACACTCGAGCACCTGCTCGTCTTCACCAACCTCGGCAACTATATGATCATTCCCGTCCATGAACTGCCTGAGATCAGGTGGAAGGACAACGGCCAGCACCTCTCCAACCGCTTCAGGCTCGGGACGGATGAATCACCGGTGACGGCCTTCGTCATCGAGGATTACGGAGCCGACATCTCTATAGTGACGACCACACGCCGGGGCCAGATCAAGCGGACAGAGCTTAAAGCCTATGAAGCGAGCCGCATCAGGCGGCCGATTTCAGGCATCAGCCTCAAAAAGGACGATCAGGTGGTCTCAGTGGAACTCTCGCATGGCGGCACGGAAGATGTGCTGCTGATTACACAAAAGGGCATCTCGCTCCGGTACCCGCTGTCGGAAGTTAATCCGGTCGGCCTGAAGGCCCAGGGCGTCAGGGCGATTCAACTGAAACCGGATGATGCACTCGCATTCTCGGGACTCCTCTCCAATGAGAAGTTCCTTGTTACGGTCTCCCAGCGGGGGGCGGTCAAACGGACATCTATCGATGTATTCGAAAGGGGTGCCAGAGCCCAGGTGGGCAGCACCCTGCTCAAGGAGATCAAATCGAAGCCCCACCGCATCATCGGGGCGCGGCTCATCGAAAACAATGTCGATATAATCCTTTATTCGCAGAACACCAGTTTCAAGTTGGACGCGAAATCCATCCGGGTGAGCGGCAAATATGCCAACGGTTCATTTGTGGTTGATGAAAATGAATTCGGCGAGGTGGCGCGCGTCGCATTTGAAACGGTGCAATAA
- a CDS encoding HesB/YadR/YfhF family protein produces MLEVTDRALDWMKEELDPEEGQGVNIYVRYGGETQLKQGFSPALTVERIPSDSKVFDYDGIQVFIKESDLWYFEDTELVIDSEDDEVTFESR; encoded by the coding sequence ATGTTGGAAGTTACAGATCGTGCACTGGATTGGATGAAGGAAGAACTGGACCCGGAAGAAGGACAGGGCGTCAACATCTATGTAAGGTATGGCGGGGAAACACAGCTGAAACAGGGATTTTCTCCAGCATTGACAGTAGAACGCATCCCCTCTGACAGTAAAGTATTCGACTATGATGGCATACAGGTGTTCATCAAGGAATCGGACCTGTGGTACTTTGAAGATACGGAACTGGTCATAGACTCTGAGGATGATGAAGTCACATTCGAAAGCAGATAA